From the genome of Nasonia vitripennis strain AsymCx chromosome 1, Nvit_psr_1.1, whole genome shotgun sequence, one region includes:
- the Or45 gene encoding odorant receptor 45 isoform X1, whose protein sequence is MKFLIRPKFFFKTLRLIGDMIAIWPKHIGAKKTMIMFHEVKWWLSFTNATGLLIPLVLGVYYFRNDSITMTKTLSELTALCEVFINLIQCRLQEKKFQVILYEIENFIENSNEQEESLLQDYLNRYKTLQLFVGSSFISTAILFSCIPIFTSQLLPADAWYPFSVEYFPIRVFLYITQVLAIFQTGFGICVDLTVATMLWYSAVQIELLEKNVHKAVSKAELRECARRHQEIIEFTDNIKKGIKFIILKTNATMIIVVICGAFQLIHHEPLEVLLRFTLMVLAGCLRLYVSAKPADDLKENSEQLARTAFQTALMQKSTSNSKIGLMLAFRCQKPIVLSVTAVIRAYTLQYYASFLSRTVTYFVNLRAVLDD, encoded by the exons atgaaattccTCATAAGGccaaaattcttttttaaaaccttACGTCTTATCGGTGATATGATTGCTATATGGCCTAAACATATCGGTGCAAAGAAAACTATGATTATGTTTCATGAAGTAAAATGGTGGTTGTCATTTACGAATGCTACCGGTTTGTTAATACCACTTGTATTGGGAGTCTATTATTTTCGTAATGATTCTATAACGATGACAAAAACGTTATCAGAACTTACAGCATTATGCGAAGTTTTTATCAATCTTATACAGTGTCGACttcaggaaaaaaaatttcag gtAATCCTTTATGAgattgaaaactttattgaaaatagCAATGAACAAGAAGAGTCACTATTGCAAGATTATTTAAACAGATACAAAACTTTGCAACTTTTTGTAGGATCGTCATTTATATCTAcagcaatattattttcttgTATACCAATTTTCACGTCACAGTTACTTCCCGCGGATGCGTGGTATCCTTTTTCAGTGGAATATTTTCCAATTCGCGTATTTTTGTACATAACGCAAGTTTTGGCTATATTTCAAACTGGATTTGGTATATGCGTTGATCTCACCGTTGCTACAATGTTGTGGTACAGTGCTGTACAAATTGAATTGctagaaaaaaatgtacataaaGCAGTTAGTAAAGCTGAACTTCGGGAGTGCGCTCGTCGCCATCAAGAAATCATTGA atttaccGATAATATAAAGAAAGggattaaatttataatcttaAAGACAAATGCAACAATGATAATTGTCGTCATTTGCGGTGCATTCCAATTAATTCAC CACGAGCCATTAGAAGTTCTACTTCGGTTTACGCTTATGGTATTGGCGGGATGCTTAAGATTGTACGTTAGTGCCAAACCAGCTGATGATTTAAAAGAAAAC agTGAACAATTAGCTCGGACTGCCTTCCAAACAGCGCTAATGCAAAAATCAACCTCTAATTCGAAAATTGGACTCATGTTGGCTTTCCGGTGTCAAAAACCAATCGTACTTTCTGTAACAGCTGTAATTAGAGCGTATACTCTTCAGTACTATGCTTCT tTTTTATCTCGAACAGTGACATATTTCGTAAATTTAAGAGCAGTTTTGGATGATTAA
- the Or46 gene encoding odorant receptor 46: MRKMKCTFTFSIISVYETLKYFGLLTSIWPIFSKNRYLWVFMKAVYYFILVNYLCVFIPLILMTLFNINTSATVTITAVEQMIIVEAVYNLLYTRFYSAQFKSAVKEIEEFFKNSSPKERYILDRYATTRTFFNIYIAINYFVAIMSFNFGQLFLKDRPYPLNLWYPFTIKSQVIVVIIYIHQVIVITHTLILIVFDLIVQIFLWTLAARFELLQADFKKTASEMDLKCNIQKHQYLIRTTEAVIDFTKYMILKVFLAVTILVISSTLQILHRGPSTIIVQFFFIMKIASMRAFAYCWAGHSLAEKTGGLARSIYNSYWINQTQRMKTNVLIVMQRCQKPTVVKISGIISSLSFRFCVNYFYMIYSAFMTLRAVLEV, encoded by the exons atgaggAAAATGAAATGTAcatttactttttctattatttctgtttatgaaactttaaaatattttggattattAACTTCGATTTGGCcgattttttctaaaaatagatATTTGTGGGTTTTTATGAAGGcagtatattattttattcttgttAATTATCTTTGTGTATTTATCCCTTTGATTCTAATGACACtctttaatataaatacatcAGCAACTGTTACAATAACTGCTGTTGAACAAATGATTATTGTAGAAGCAGTTTATAATCTATTGTACACCAGATTTTACAGTGCTCAATTTAAG AGTGCGGTAAAAGaaattgaagaattttttaaGAACTCTTCTCCAAAAGAGAGATATATTTTGGATCGATATGCTACTACTCGTACATTCTTCAATATTTATATTGCAATCAACTACTTTGTTGCAATAATGTCTTTCAATTTTggacaactttttttaaaagatcgACCATATCCCTTAAATTTATGGTAtccatttacaataaaatcaCAAGTTATTGTAGTAATTATCTATATACATCAAGTGATCGTCATAACGCATACATTAATCCTTATTGTATTTGATTTGATTGTGCAAATATTCTTATGGACTCTTGCAGCAAGATTTGAACTCTTACAagcagattttaaaaaaacagcatCGGAGATGGATCTAAAAtgcaacattcagaaacaccAATACTTAATTAG GACCACGGAAGCAGTTATTGATTTCACTAAATATATGATATTGAAAGTATTCTTAGCTGTAACTATTCTTGTGATATCGTCAACTTTACAAATCCTTCAT CGGGGACCTTCAACAATAATTgttcagttcttttttataatgaagATTGCTTCTATGAGAGCATTCGCTTACTGCTGGGCAGGCCATAGCTTAGCAGAAAAG ACTGGAGGTTTAGCTCGGTCAATCTATAACTCCTATTGGATAAATCAAACACAGCGTAtgaaaacaaatgtactcaTCGTGATGCAAAGATGTCAAAAACCTACAGTTGTCAAAATAAGTGGAATCATTTCATCACTATCCTTTAGATTTTGCGTCAAC tatttttatatgatttACTCTGCTTTTATGACGTTGCGTGCCGTACTAGAGGTGTAA
- the LOC116416823 gene encoding uncharacterized protein LOC116416823 encodes MCPINICKMRLIRVDYGTTKEELFDFDSNGTFKKTDSCGGCVLQAFADYYNIEITNEDYFSNYNWYNTIQAVDNGFVDIIFGPTLPTHNLVSHLDKGAAYTYEEFIFIDTIPKAIPTLFVLITPLKIEVWICFTGVVILFSVFIKLLNNFQTNRKASQRLDCLDHLALYFNQPVSLPKKSGIRIVINLWLVYALLMNAFYNCNFVSALIKMRPKFYWKLLRN; translated from the exons ATGTGCCCaattaatatttgtaaaatgcGTCTTATACGCGTAGATTATGGCACTACAAAAGAAGAATTATTTGATTTCGATTCAAACGgcacttttaaaaaaacagatagTTGCGGAGGATGTGTTTTGCAGGCTTTTGCTGATTATTATAACATTGAAATAACAAATGAAGATTACTTTAGTAATTATAATTGGTACAACACTATTCAAGCCGTGGATAACGGTTTCGTTGACATAATTTTTGGACCAACTTTACCAACACATAACTTAGTTTCTCATTTAGATAAAGGAGCAGCTTACAC CTAtgaagaatttatttttatcgataCGATACCAAAAGCAATCCCAACGTTATTTGTTCTGATTACACCACTAAAGATAGAAGTATGGATATGCTTTACTGGAGTAGTTATTTTATTCAGCGTATTTATTAAACTACtcaataattttcaaacaaatcGCAAGGCATCTCAAAGACTCGATTGCTTAGACCATTTAGCACTATACTTTAACCAACCTGTTAGCCTGCCGAAAAAATCAGGAATACgtattgttattaatttatgGTTGGTTTATGCTCTTTTAATGAATGCTTTTTACAATTGTAATTTTGTAAGCGCGTTAATTAAGATGAGGCCTAAATTTTACTGGAAACTTTTGAGGAACTGA